Part of the Deltaproteobacteria bacterium genome, ACTCCACCGACCAGGAAAATATCCGCTCCCACCTCTTCCGCAATTTCAAGAAGCATCTTAAAAAAAGGCCGACCGGTCACCCTGCAGAGCAGCTTTTTTATTTGATCTGATTCCATGGTTTCAGGTATAGATAAATCAGGTATAAGGTACAAGGCTCAAGGTGCAAGGTAAACGGTACTCACCAAGAGGCCAAAATAATGTAAAATCCCCTTGGGCCTTGTGCCCTGCGCCTTGAGCCCTGCGCCTAATACGAATATGTCATCCGCCCCTCACATCCTATTGATCAATCCTTATATCCAGGACTTTACCGCCTTTGATCTCTGGGCCAAACCCCTGGGATTACTTTATCTGGCCGGAACCTTGCGGGCCAACGGCTACCAGGTACACCTCATGGACTGCCTGGATATCCATTTTAAAGGAACCGAAACCCTGTCTCCTCCTCCGGTCCGCAAGGCCTATGGGACCGGAAAATATTTCCGCCAGCGCCTTTCCAAACCTTCGGTCCTGCAAAACATCCCCAGATACTATTACCGTTACGGGGTCCCGCCCCATCTTTTTTTGGCTGCCCTGAAAGAACTTCCCAGACCTCGAGCCGTTTTGATCACCTCCTCGATGACCTATTGGTACGGGGGGATTATCGAGACTGTAAAATTGGTCCGATCCGTCTTCCCCGAATCCCCGATTATCCTGGGTGGTATCTATGCCACCTTGATGCCCGAGCACGCCCGAAAGATAATAGACCCTGATTATCTTATCACCGGTCCGGGAGAAGGGGCAATTTTAAAATTACTGGCTTCTCTTACCGGAATTGCGCCTCAAGTCACGCCGGACCCCGATGTTCCGGACAGCTATCCTTTCCCGGCCTATGATTTGTATTCCTCCCTGGACTATATTGGTCTTTTAACTTCCCGGGGATGTCCTTTTGCCTGTCCCTATTGCGCCTCCGGACTCCTGCAACCCCAATTCTCTCAACGTTCCGTGGAAGGTGTGATGGATGAGATCGTATACTGGCATCAGGCCAAAGGGATTTTGGATTTTGCCTTTTATGATGATGCCCTGTTGATCGGATTTGAGAATCATCTGGGGCCTATCCTGGAGACCTTGCTCAGGAAGGACATTTCCGTGCGCTTTCATACCCCCAATGCCCTTCATGTCCGTGAGATCACGCTGGAAAGGGCCGGTCTCCTTTTTAAAGCCGGTTTCAAAACGGTGCGTTTGGGCCTGGAAACAACCAACTGGGAGCGGCAAAAGGCCTGGGGGGGTAAGATGAATCAGGCCGATCTGGATCAGGCTATAATTGCCTTGAAAAAAGCCGGATTTGGAAATAATCAGATTGAGGTCTATCTTTTGATCGGGCTTCCGGGTCAGACCTTGAAAGAAATTAAGCAGACGATTCAGGAGGTAAAAACGTTGGGGCTCCGTCCCAGACTGGCCGAATACTCGCCCTTGCCCAAAACGGCCCTATGGGATGAAGCCTGCCGTGTTTCCCGATTCTCCTTAGCCGAAGAACCCCTGTTCCACAATAATTCCTTATGGCCTTGTCTTAACCCATTTTCCTGGGAAACGGTTCAAAATTTAAAAGACCTGGTTCGAGCATAATAGAAATTACGGCAATCGATAAATTTTATTCTCTGCGATCTTTGTGTCTCTGTGGTGAAAACAGTTTTTCAGGCGGACTCTTCTTTGAACGCCTTAAGCACGGCATTCATTTTTGACTGGTATCCCGCCCCCTGCGCTTTGAACCATTCCAAGACATCACGGTCCACCCGTAAAGAGATTGAGGTCTTTAAGGTTTATTCCATTTCAGTACCTCAGGCACCGGGGCCTAATACATTTCACGAATAAGATCCTTGAAGCGCTCATTGACATATTTTCGCTTCAGCTTCATGGTGGCCGTCAACTCCGGGTCGTCACTGGTCAGTTCGATATCGATGGGGCGGAAATCTTTCAGGGTTTCCACCTGGGCCAGGGTCTTGTTGACCTTGTTGACCTCTTTTTGAATGAGGTCCCGTATGTCTTCATTATGACAGAGGCTTTTATAAGTCGTAAAGGGGATCCGGTTGTCCTGGGCATACTGGGTGACATTTTCCTTGTCGATCATAATCAGGGCCGTCAGGTATTTACGGCCGTCTCCGATGACCACGGCATCGTTGATATAGGGGCTGAATTTCAGCTTGTTTTCAATGAATTGCGGGGTGACATTTTTACCGCCGGAGGTAATGATAATGTCCTTCTTCCGATCGGTGATGACCAGATTGCCCTCTTCATCGAACCGGCCGACGTCTCCGGAATGGAGCCATCCATCAATAACCGTTTCCCGGGTTAAATCCGGTGCCTTCAGGTAACCTTGAAATACATGAAGTCCCCGGACCAGGATCTCTCCGTCTTCGGCAATCCGGACTTCAGTTTCCGGAATGGGTTTTCCGACCGTTCCCAGCTTGACATCCTCCCCCTGATGAATGGAAGTTGGACCGGTGCCCTCGGTCTGCCCGTAAACCTCCCGGATGAACAATCCCACGGAGTGAAAAAATTTTAGGATCTCGGGGGAAATAGGCGCCCCGCCGGAGATCATATATCTGGCCCGCTCCAGACCTAAGAGGCGTTTAAGATTCCGGAACACCAGGAAGTGGGCCAGGGCGTATTGGATCTTGAGAAAAGCTGGCCAGGGCTGGTGATCCAATTTAAGGCCCGAGGCCTTCTGCCCCATAAGGACCGCCCAGGCAAAAGCCTTTTTTTCCAACCAGGTGCATTCCTGCATCTGGAGGATGATCTGGGAATAAAATTTCTCCCAGATCCGGGGCACGGCAAAAAAGGAATGAGGGGAGATCTCCCGTAAATCCTCGGGAACCGTCTCCAGGTTTTCGGCGAAGTTGATGACATAGCCGTTGGTCATGGCCGCAAAGGTCGTACTGTTTCTTTCGGCCACATGGCAAAGGGGGAGGTAGGACAGGATTTCATCCCCTTCATAAGCCGTGTTGGTCTTCACCAGGGCCCGGTTGGTCC contains:
- a CDS encoding B12-binding domain-containing radical SAM protein; protein product: MSSAPHILLINPYIQDFTAFDLWAKPLGLLYLAGTLRANGYQVHLMDCLDIHFKGTETLSPPPVRKAYGTGKYFRQRLSKPSVLQNIPRYYYRYGVPPHLFLAALKELPRPRAVLITSSMTYWYGGIIETVKLVRSVFPESPIILGGIYATLMPEHARKIIDPDYLITGPGEGAILKLLASLTGIAPQVTPDPDVPDSYPFPAYDLYSSLDYIGLLTSRGCPFACPYCASGLLQPQFSQRSVEGVMDEIVYWHQAKGILDFAFYDDALLIGFENHLGPILETLLRKDISVRFHTPNALHVREITLERAGLLFKAGFKTVRLGLETTNWERQKAWGGKMNQADLDQAIIALKKAGFGNNQIEVYLLIGLPGQTLKEIKQTIQEVKTLGLRPRLAEYSPLPKTALWDEACRVSRFSLAEEPLFHNNSLWPCLNPFSWETVQNLKDLVRA
- a CDS encoding AMP-binding protein translates to SSEEIAYILNHSESRVFFVEDEEQIDKVLLARAQLPLLEKVIVYDMEGLRNLKDPMVMSFEDFLVLGEAECRKNPERFDQLWPQVQPEDTALIVYTSGTTGPPKGAMISHQNVTWTNRALVKTNTAYEGDEILSYLPLCHVAERNSTTFAAMTNGYVINFAENLETVPEDLREISPHSFFAVPRIWEKFYSQIILQMQECTWLEKKAFAWAVLMGQKASGLKLDHQPWPAFLKIQYALAHFLVFRNLKRLLGLERARYMISGGAPISPEILKFFHSVGLFIREVYGQTEGTGPTSIHQGEDVKLGTVGKPIPETEVRIAEDGEILVRGLHVFQGYLKAPDLTRETVIDGWLHSGDVGRFDEEGNLVITDRKKDIIITSGGKNVTPQFIENKLKFSPYINDAVVIGDGRKYLTALIMIDKENVTQYAQDNRIPFTTYKSLCHNEDIRDLIQKEVNKVNKTLAQVETLKDFRPIDIELTSDDPELTATMKLKRKYVNERFKDLIREMY
- a CDS encoding BrnA antitoxin family protein, whose protein sequence is MSLRVDRDVLEWFKAQGAGYQSKMNAVLKAFKEESA